The following proteins are co-located in the Pedobacter sp. FW305-3-2-15-E-R2A2 genome:
- a CDS encoding amino acid adenylation domain-containing protein, which translates to MIEDFIDQLIQLDINIELFNQNKLRIREGSIKISSDILKEIESKKKEIVIYLKKNKSIRLFSPIPLVDQSSEYVLSSSQRRLWILSQFSDGNVAYNMPGVYVFEGALDMAGLSHAFSALIERHEILRTVFRDNESGDVCQVILSTEELGFSIAETDLQEVAGQQEQVQELIAKDFRGTFDLALGPLLRAGVYRLEADRWVFTYVMHHIISDGWSMEILIKELLAYYNAYVHGSELVLSALRIQYKDYSAWQQKELNEGVLSRHRSYWLQQLSGTVPVLNLATDRPRPLVKTYNGGQVHVALDELAVSGLRVLVQSAGATDFMGVLAAVNALLYRYSGQDDLIVGSPIAGRNHSDLEDQIGFYVNTLALRSRIGEGESYRSLLEQTREITLGAYEHQVYPFDELVNDLRLPVDRSRNPLFDVMVELQHVESSQETESEVNKIQINSYTHVVSKFDLRFVFYAGTSGLSLLIEYNSDLYDRDTITRMGSHLSLLLSEMVDSPEAPISTLSYLSAAEREQLLSDFNATDAPYPADQTLVSLFKEQVLLRPSAIAVVYQEKALSYAEVDAASNRLAHYLLSAHVIGKDTLIGIRLERSEWMILVILGILKSGGAYVPIDPEYPQDRVDYIVGDSGCVLVIDSEWLSEFLLEGASFSEDEVIVERKASDLAYVIYTSGSTGLPKGVMVEHGGVINRIDWMWRYYGFSSSLVVLQKTSYTFDVSVGEIFMPLCWGAKMILCSGGDVAVPERILRLITEHGVSYVHFVAGMLNSFMSWAFEQEDVALRLSSLTALVTSGEALSLDTVQKWYRKLSVPIYNLYGPTEASIEVTHYEPLAADQLVPIGKPISNIQIYIVERHGDLSPVGVAGEICIAGVGVARGYLNRPELSAEKFVPNPYQRAEEKLQGLNERMYLTGDQGRWLSDGNIEFLGRKDDQVKIRGYRIEPGEIENALQGYPGMVSAVVVARKGTSAEQELIAYVVSGSVLVIQELRAYLGSKLPSYMVPSHYVQLDSLPLNASGKTDRKALPDPEGLGMASGVAYVAPRTEPEEKLAAIWSELLEVPQERIGIDDDFLNLGGHSLKMIRLSSQIYKIFGVKTGLQELFSKTTLCAQAALITAGKKEAFSDIPLVDLSSDYVLSSSQRRLWILSQFGDGNMAYNIPGVHLFEGTLDLGGLSHAFTALIERHEILRTVFRNNESGDIRQVVLSASESGFKISEHDLTEASDQQDRVHELIAKDFRETFNLALGPLLRAGVYRLGADRWVFTYVMHHIISDGWSMEILIKELLAYYNAYVSGSALELSGLRIQYKDYAAWQQNELNGASLSRHRSYWQQQLSGTLPVLELATDRPRPAVKTYNGGQVQVTFDQSVLLGLQSLMQSEGTTLFMGVLAGVNALLYRYSGQDDLIVGSPIAGRNHSDLEDQIGFYINTLVLRSRIGEGESYRSLLEQTREVTLGAYEHQVYPFDELVSDLRLATDQSRNPLFDVLVELQHVSDSGESGNRLGDVQVSGYNSGGMDVMSKFDLRFIFQSGQGEELHLNIEYNRDLYDRETVIRMGGHLNALLSEMIISPDAAFSGLDYLSIAEREQLLYGFNATDVSYPAGQTVVSMFREQVLLDPAAIAVVYRDRELSYAEVDAASDRLAHHLVSSHGIGADVLVGLLVERSDWMIIGLLGILKSGGAYVPIDPAYPKERIRYMVEDAGIGLLLTQTDYMFELDYYQGALFAVDVQLSGLDEVSGELLPCRASDLAYVIYTSGSTGQPKGVMIEHGSLMNYLNWCSGYYFDDGLSGHFGLYTSLSFDLTVTSIFCGLLSGRGLFVYDQDQELGSILSDSFSSSRGIDSIKLTPSHIEVLKHSGLVSGNISCAIVGGEEVSVAHVDVLKGINSDMRIYNEYGPTESTVGCIVRELQNDGSRILIGKPVSNTRIYITDRDGGLTAVGVAGEICISGAGLARGYLNRAELSAEKFVPNPYQLAEEKLQGINERMYLTGDQGRWLSDGNIEFLGRKDDQVKIRGYRIELGEIEGVLQGYPDMVSVVVIARKGVSGVRELTAYVVSGSVLVIQELRAYLGSRLPSYMVPSHYVQLDSLPLNANGKTDRKALPDPEGMGMASGVVYVAPRTEMEEKLAAIWSEVLNIPKERIGIHDSFFDLGGDSIKVLRMLFEVKSQLDLYVEVAIVYNHDTISKIVSYNHDHATLIKQKNNDDRDAESYIIEELGHLKEEFVHLGSNTENVEDIYPMSDIEIGMVFESQINEGLGVYHDQKVFFRSFIDFNIIQFENALQLMVEKHPILRTCFNLDELSKPVQIVFKQIPVDVYYKDISANTREEQEIKIQFFLKSSLDTHFDVTNAPLWNMSAFNLGNNNVLFVLQTHHAILDGWSEMSFVTELNNIYVELGKDAHYKPDKLESSYRDSVIKNEIDNRDPVIRDFWKKELLGFNRLNLFTEQEKFDNWFNVLDKNSFNQLEEAAKKLNTSVKVISLSAFTYLLRALSNDNEITTGLVTNNRPALEDGDKILGCFLNTVPLCLSIEESQTSGAYLQKVASKLNELKNYERLSILQIANLHDQQLTSPNPFFDTLFNYVDFHILDSLDEQLSDKKTENLELPKVSSFIRGNTFFDLDVNKTGGSLLLSFTLRKKTVFGYSAQEIGALYLKILNYLVEFPKATLQDISYLSDRENEQLLKEFNATEAAYPTDTTLVDLFEEQVLRTPDAIAVVFEEKALNYSALNEISNRLAHYLRSTHGIVREELIGIMLDRSEQMIIAILGILKSGAAYVPIDPEYPKERIDYMIRDSKCRVVIDEQYMKEFNLISSSYGKDNLATEKTPEDLAYVIYTSGSTGQPKGVMVEHGGLLNYVYWSLGHYFNETSSGNFGLYTSLSFDLTVTSIFCALLRGKRLFIYNQNEELAEILTDSFQRESHVDSIKLTPSHIQLLKHSGITSSSINCAIVGGEQVTSEHVRILKNINPGMRIYNEYGPTESTVGCIIKELQTDEPVLIGKPIFNTRIYICDSKGRLSPFGIPGEICIAGAGLARGYLNRRELTAEKFVPNPYQTEAEILQGTNERMYLTGDQGRWLADGNIEFLGRKDDQVKIRGHRIELGEIERTILDYPEVDSVVVIARIDISEDNELVAYVVGKVPLLSEDIRSYLENLLPSYMLPGYYVQLESLPLTTNGKINREALPKPDDLGMDHGILYVAPVSPVEHKLTEIWSEILRIPKERIGIYDNFLALGGNSLKAMRAVKLIRDSFKLSLPLKVFFAKNIIHDIAIYIHKTAPENIAHISSDLDDSNELFDISFNQLMYFSNWLKLENHTVVSTYKFSSINLDTLKLAILKLVERHEVLRTEFVMSDGKIYQKIIPLDALNFNIISYDGKKSLKDLNHIVDKRLSETFDLFSSPLFYIEICRMKNGEYYLILTLHHILCDAYSAGIVRKELPILYDAMEGRADLLKELKYQYKNFAHWQNQFVKTIEGEHHKSYWINKLKGFDEKVKFPYSENRKKNSYLSHSIETIEGQFFEDIKNYTQKQNLTYASLLLGTLVLMINKLSGQDDLTILTQSSGRNSRFYNELDVTGLYGNFTNLLMVRNKVSSDISINEFFQNVLNGYLDDLSHDAYPMDKLLKELPAKNTTSFLESTVVFNYHNYDYLNEIVYSKVDKHIKKMSSLDHEISNALVMPVTEMTNSLRLHFVFNRKYFKQSQVKGIKTLYMSILNQVILNPDLLIDDIPYVEASREVNIVL; encoded by the coding sequence ATGATCGAAGACTTCATTGATCAATTAATACAGCTGGATATAAACATAGAGTTGTTTAATCAGAATAAATTACGGATTCGTGAGGGATCAATTAAGATCTCCAGCGATATTTTGAAAGAAATTGAATCTAAGAAAAAAGAGATTGTGATTTATTTGAAAAAAAACAAATCAATCCGACTTTTTTCTCCTATTCCATTGGTTGATCAATCTTCGGAATATGTATTGTCGTCATCTCAACGTCGTTTGTGGATATTGAGTCAGTTTAGTGATGGCAATGTCGCTTATAATATGCCTGGTGTTTACGTGTTTGAAGGTGCGCTGGATATGGCGGGTCTTTCTCATGCTTTTTCTGCGCTGATTGAGCGTCATGAGATTTTGCGTACCGTTTTTCGGGACAATGAATCGGGTGATGTCTGCCAGGTCATTTTAAGTACGGAGGAACTTGGTTTTAGTATTGCTGAAACAGATCTGCAGGAAGTAGCAGGTCAGCAGGAGCAGGTTCAGGAGTTGATTGCAAAAGATTTTCGCGGGACATTTGATCTTGCCCTGGGGCCATTGCTTCGTGCCGGTGTTTACCGTTTAGAAGCTGACCGCTGGGTTTTCACCTATGTGATGCACCATATCATCAGCGATGGCTGGTCAATGGAGATTTTAATTAAGGAATTACTGGCCTATTATAATGCCTATGTTCATGGATCTGAACTTGTACTTTCTGCCTTGCGTATTCAATATAAAGATTATTCCGCCTGGCAGCAGAAGGAACTTAATGAGGGAGTGTTAAGCCGGCACCGGAGTTATTGGCTGCAGCAATTATCAGGTACCGTTCCTGTACTGAACCTGGCCACAGACCGGCCTCGTCCGCTGGTCAAGACTTATAACGGCGGACAAGTGCATGTTGCTTTGGATGAGCTGGCTGTGTCGGGTTTACGTGTACTGGTACAATCAGCCGGGGCTACAGATTTTATGGGAGTACTTGCAGCGGTGAATGCCCTGCTTTACCGTTACAGTGGTCAGGATGATCTGATTGTGGGGAGTCCTATCGCCGGCCGTAACCACTCTGATCTGGAAGACCAGATTGGTTTTTATGTGAACACGCTTGCTTTACGCAGCCGCATTGGAGAGGGGGAGAGTTACCGGTCACTGCTGGAGCAGACCCGGGAGATTACCCTGGGGGCTTATGAGCATCAGGTATATCCTTTTGATGAGCTGGTGAATGATCTTCGTTTGCCGGTTGACCGAAGCCGCAATCCGTTATTTGATGTGATGGTGGAGTTACAACATGTCGAAAGTTCCCAGGAAACTGAGTCTGAGGTAAATAAAATCCAGATAAATAGTTATACACATGTCGTAAGTAAATTTGATCTGCGTTTTGTGTTTTACGCAGGAACATCTGGGCTCAGTTTATTAATAGAATATAACAGTGACTTGTATGACCGGGATACGATCACGCGCATGGGCAGCCATCTGAGCTTGCTGTTGTCTGAAATGGTGGATTCCCCGGAAGCACCGATTTCAACGCTGAGCTATCTTTCCGCTGCTGAGCGTGAGCAGTTATTGTCTGATTTTAATGCTACGGATGCACCTTATCCTGCTGATCAGACGTTGGTCTCCCTGTTTAAGGAACAGGTTTTACTTCGTCCTTCTGCCATAGCAGTTGTTTATCAGGAAAAAGCGCTGAGTTATGCAGAAGTTGATGCTGCTTCAAACCGTTTGGCACATTACCTGCTATCGGCACATGTTATCGGTAAGGATACACTGATCGGAATCAGACTGGAGCGTTCGGAGTGGATGATCCTTGTGATCCTGGGTATTCTGAAATCGGGTGGGGCTTATGTTCCAATCGATCCTGAATATCCACAGGACCGGGTTGATTATATTGTTGGCGACAGTGGCTGTGTTTTGGTGATCGATTCAGAATGGTTGTCTGAGTTCCTGCTGGAGGGGGCTTCCTTTAGCGAGGATGAAGTAATTGTTGAGCGGAAGGCTTCTGACCTGGCTTATGTGATTTATACCTCGGGTTCTACCGGGCTTCCCAAAGGGGTGATGGTAGAACATGGAGGGGTCATCAACCGGATTGACTGGATGTGGCGTTATTATGGGTTTAGTTCTTCACTGGTTGTTCTTCAGAAGACGAGTTATACGTTTGATGTTTCAGTAGGAGAGATCTTTATGCCTTTGTGCTGGGGTGCAAAGATGATTCTTTGTAGTGGAGGTGATGTGGCGGTGCCGGAACGGATTCTCCGCCTGATCACTGAGCATGGGGTTAGCTATGTTCATTTTGTGGCAGGCATGCTGAATAGTTTTATGTCCTGGGCATTTGAACAGGAAGATGTGGCGCTTCGTTTAAGCAGCCTGACTGCCCTGGTGACCAGTGGAGAGGCACTTAGCCTGGATACTGTACAGAAGTGGTACCGTAAGTTGTCTGTTCCCATATACAATTTATATGGTCCTACCGAGGCCTCTATTGAAGTAACCCATTATGAACCCCTGGCCGCTGATCAGCTGGTGCCTATCGGGAAGCCGATTTCAAATATACAGATTTACATTGTTGAGCGTCATGGAGATTTGAGTCCTGTGGGTGTTGCCGGTGAGATTTGTATCGCCGGGGTTGGCGTTGCGCGGGGTTATCTGAACCGTCCTGAGTTGAGTGCAGAGAAGTTTGTACCGAATCCTTACCAGCGTGCGGAAGAAAAGCTGCAGGGGCTGAATGAACGGATGTACCTGACCGGAGATCAGGGAAGGTGGCTTAGTGATGGAAACATTGAATTTCTGGGCCGCAAGGATGACCAGGTCAAGATCCGTGGTTACCGTATTGAGCCCGGAGAGATTGAGAACGCTTTGCAGGGGTATCCGGGGATGGTTTCTGCTGTAGTGGTTGCCCGTAAGGGGACTTCAGCAGAGCAGGAGCTGATCGCCTATGTGGTGAGTGGTTCAGTGCTGGTAATTCAGGAACTGCGTGCCTACCTGGGCAGTAAACTTCCTTCCTATATGGTCCCTTCCCATTATGTACAGCTGGACTCATTGCCGCTGAATGCCAGCGGGAAGACCGACCGCAAGGCATTGCCTGACCCTGAGGGCTTAGGTATGGCCAGTGGAGTGGCATATGTTGCCCCGCGTACAGAGCCTGAAGAAAAACTGGCTGCGATCTGGAGTGAACTGCTTGAGGTGCCTCAGGAACGTATTGGTATTGATGATGATTTCCTGAATCTTGGCGGTCACAGTCTGAAGATGATCCGTTTGAGCAGCCAGATTTATAAAATATTTGGGGTAAAGACGGGGCTTCAGGAGCTTTTTAGTAAGACAACACTTTGCGCACAGGCAGCGCTGATTACAGCTGGAAAAAAAGAAGCTTTTTCAGATATTCCGTTGGTAGACCTGTCTTCGGATTATGTATTGTCCTCCTCTCAGCGTCGTTTGTGGATCCTGAGCCAGTTTGGCGATGGTAATATGGCTTATAATATACCCGGAGTTCATCTGTTTGAAGGTACTTTAGACCTGGGCGGTCTTTCCCATGCTTTTACTGCGCTGATTGAGCGCCATGAGATTTTACGTACCGTTTTTCGCAATAATGAATCCGGTGATATCCGTCAGGTTGTTTTAAGTGCTTCTGAATCTGGGTTTAAGATTTCGGAACACGACCTTACAGAAGCATCTGATCAGCAGGACCGTGTTCATGAGCTGATAGCAAAAGATTTCCGTGAAACATTTAATCTTGCCCTTGGACCACTGCTTCGTGCCGGTGTTTACCGTTTGGGCGCAGATCGCTGGGTTTTCACTTATGTGATGCACCACATCATCAGCGACGGCTGGTCGATGGAGATCCTGATTAAAGAGTTGTTGGCCTATTATAATGCGTATGTCAGCGGGTCAGCACTTGAGCTTTCCGGGTTGCGCATTCAGTATAAAGATTATGCTGCATGGCAGCAGAATGAGCTTAATGGCGCTTCACTGAGCAGACACCGGAGTTACTGGCAGCAGCAGTTATCGGGAACACTTCCGGTACTGGAACTGGCTACAGACCGTCCCCGTCCCGCGGTGAAGACGTATAACGGCGGACAGGTTCAGGTGACTTTTGATCAGTCTGTTCTTTTGGGTTTACAAAGCCTGATGCAATCAGAAGGGACGACACTTTTTATGGGGGTGCTTGCAGGTGTTAATGCATTGCTTTATCGCTATAGTGGTCAGGATGATCTGATTGTGGGTAGTCCTATTGCCGGCCGTAACCACTCAGACCTGGAAGACCAGATTGGTTTTTATATAAATACACTGGTACTTCGCAGCCGCATAGGCGAAGGGGAGAGTTACCGTTCGCTGCTGGAGCAAACGCGTGAAGTTACCCTTGGAGCTTATGAACATCAGGTGTACCCTTTTGATGAACTGGTGAGTGACCTTCGTTTAGCTACAGACCAGAGCCGCAATCCGTTATTTGATGTGCTGGTTGAGTTGCAACACGTTTCGGATTCCGGAGAATCAGGGAACAGGTTGGGTGATGTTCAGGTTAGTGGCTACAATAGCGGTGGTATGGATGTGATGAGTAAGTTTGACCTGCGTTTTATCTTCCAGTCGGGACAAGGAGAAGAATTACATTTAAATATAGAATATAACCGTGATTTGTATGATCGTGAGACGGTTATACGTATGGGTGGGCATTTGAACGCGTTGTTGTCAGAGATGATCATTTCTCCTGATGCAGCATTCTCAGGTTTGGATTATCTGAGTATTGCCGAGCGTGAACAGTTACTGTATGGATTCAATGCGACCGATGTTTCCTATCCGGCTGGGCAGACCGTGGTTTCTATGTTCCGGGAGCAAGTTTTACTTGATCCCGCTGCTATAGCGGTTGTTTACCGGGACCGGGAATTGAGTTATGCTGAAGTTGATGCTGCATCCGACCGTCTGGCACACCACCTGGTTTCCAGCCATGGTATCGGGGCTGATGTGCTGGTTGGTTTGCTGGTGGAGCGTTCGGATTGGATGATCATAGGGCTTCTTGGAATCCTGAAATCAGGCGGGGCTTATGTTCCGATTGATCCTGCTTATCCCAAAGAACGCATCCGTTATATGGTGGAAGATGCAGGCATCGGATTACTGCTGACCCAGACCGATTACATGTTTGAGCTGGATTATTACCAGGGGGCTCTTTTTGCGGTGGATGTCCAGTTGTCAGGGTTGGATGAGGTATCCGGTGAGCTTCTTCCATGCCGGGCTTCAGATCTGGCTTATGTGATTTATACCTCCGGATCTACAGGTCAGCCAAAAGGGGTGATGATTGAGCATGGCAGTTTAATGAATTATCTTAACTGGTGTTCCGGATATTATTTTGATGATGGGCTATCGGGTCATTTTGGACTTTACACCTCCCTGTCGTTTGACCTGACTGTAACGAGTATTTTTTGTGGATTGCTGAGTGGCAGAGGGCTTTTTGTTTATGACCAGGATCAGGAGCTGGGTTCGATCCTGAGTGACAGTTTCAGCAGCTCCCGGGGGATTGACAGCATCAAGCTGACCCCTTCTCATATTGAGGTGCTGAAACATTCAGGACTGGTTTCGGGGAATATCAGCTGTGCAATTGTAGGGGGAGAGGAGGTTAGTGTTGCTCATGTTGATGTTTTGAAGGGCATTAATTCAGATATGCGGATTTATAATGAGTACGGTCCCACAGAATCTACAGTGGGTTGTATTGTAAGAGAACTGCAAAATGATGGTTCCCGCATTTTGATTGGGAAGCCGGTTTCCAATACACGTATCTATATTACCGACCGTGATGGCGGGTTGACTGCAGTGGGTGTTGCCGGAGAGATTTGTATCAGCGGGGCTGGTCTGGCACGTGGTTACCTGAACCGTGCGGAGTTGAGTGCAGAGAAGTTTGTCCCGAATCCTTACCAGCTTGCAGAAGAAAAGCTGCAGGGAATTAATGAACGGATGTACCTGACCGGAGATCAGGGGCGGTGGCTGAGTGATGGGAATATTGAATTTCTGGGGCGTAAGGATGACCAGGTCAAGATCCGTGGTTACCGGATTGAGCTTGGGGAGATTGAGGGGGTGCTACAGGGTTACCCTGATATGGTCTCTGTCGTTGTGATTGCACGCAAAGGTGTTTCGGGAGTCCGGGAACTGACCGCTTATGTAGTGAGTGGTTCAGTGCTGGTGATTCAGGAACTGCGTGCCTACCTGGGCAGTAGACTTCCTTCCTATATGGTTCCTTCCCATTATGTGCAGCTGGATTCATTGCCGCTGAATGCCAATGGAAAGACAGACCGTAAAGCTTTACCCGATCCTGAGGGCATGGGTATGGCAAGCGGGGTAGTCTATGTTGCTCCGCGTACAGAGATGGAAGAAAAGCTGGCTGCGATCTGGAGTGAAGTTTTAAATATCCCCAAAGAACGTATCGGTATCCATGACAGTTTCTTTGATCTGGGTGGGGATTCGATTAAAGTATTGAGGATGTTATTTGAAGTGAAAAGTCAATTAGATTTATATGTTGAGGTCGCTATAGTATATAATCATGACACCATATCAAAAATTGTATCTTATAATCACGATCACGCAACGTTAATTAAGCAAAAAAATAATGATGATCGGGATGCCGAATCCTATATTATAGAGGAACTGGGCCACCTTAAGGAGGAATTTGTACATCTCGGAAGTAACACCGAAAATGTTGAGGACATCTATCCAATGAGTGATATTGAAATAGGTATGGTCTTTGAATCGCAAATAAACGAAGGACTTGGGGTATACCATGACCAAAAAGTATTTTTTAGATCATTCATCGATTTTAATATTATACAGTTTGAGAATGCACTGCAATTGATGGTAGAAAAGCATCCGATTTTAAGAACATGTTTTAATCTGGATGAACTCAGTAAGCCAGTTCAAATTGTTTTTAAACAAATTCCAGTAGATGTTTACTATAAAGATATTAGTGCAAACACGCGGGAAGAACAGGAAATAAAGATCCAATTTTTCTTAAAGTCCAGTTTAGACACACATTTCGATGTTACCAATGCTCCACTATGGAATATGAGTGCGTTTAACCTGGGTAATAACAATGTTTTATTTGTTTTACAAACACATCATGCTATATTGGATGGGTGGAGCGAAATGTCTTTTGTAACAGAATTGAACAATATTTATGTAGAACTGGGAAAGGATGCTCATTACAAGCCAGATAAACTGGAATCGAGTTACAGAGATTCCGTTATCAAAAATGAAATAGACAATAGAGATCCTGTAATCAGAGATTTCTGGAAGAAGGAATTGTTAGGGTTTAACAGATTAAATCTGTTTACAGAACAGGAAAAGTTCGACAACTGGTTTAATGTTCTAGATAAAAATAGCTTTAACCAACTTGAAGAAGCCGCCAAAAAGCTAAATACGAGTGTTAAAGTAATTAGCTTATCTGCTTTTACCTATTTACTAAGAGCATTAAGTAATGATAATGAAATCACAACTGGTCTTGTAACCAATAACAGGCCTGCTCTGGAAGATGGAGATAAAATCTTAGGATGTTTCTTAAATACGGTACCACTATGTCTTTCTATTGAAGAATCTCAGACCAGCGGTGCTTATTTACAGAAAGTTGCAAGTAAATTAAATGAATTAAAAAATTATGAGAGGCTAAGCATTCTACAGATTGCTAATTTACATGATCAACAACTTACCTCACCTAATCCATTTTTCGACACGCTATTTAATTATGTAGATTTTCATATCCTTGACTCCCTTGATGAGCAGCTATCAGATAAAAAGACCGAAAATCTGGAACTACCAAAAGTAAGTAGCTTTATTCGCGGGAATACATTTTTTGATCTGGACGTTAATAAAACAGGTGGATCTCTTCTATTATCGTTTACGTTACGTAAAAAGACGGTTTTTGGTTATTCAGCACAGGAAATAGGCGCTTTGTATCTGAAGATATTAAATTACCTGGTCGAATTTCCTAAAGCTACTTTACAGGATATTTCTTATCTCTCAGATCGGGAAAATGAACAATTGTTGAAAGAATTCAATGCTACAGAAGCAGCGTATCCAACAGATACCACATTGGTCGATCTTTTTGAGGAACAAGTATTACGGACCCCAGACGCAATAGCGGTAGTATTCGAAGAAAAAGCACTTAATTATTCAGCGCTTAATGAAATCTCTAACCGTCTTGCACATTATCTTCGTTCTACCCATGGTATAGTTCGGGAAGAACTTATTGGAATTATGCTGGACCGTTCTGAGCAAATGATCATTGCTATTCTTGGAATACTTAAATCAGGAGCCGCTTATGTACCTATTGATCCGGAATATCCTAAAGAACGGATAGATTATATGATTCGGGATAGTAAATGCCGGGTGGTTATTGATGAACAATACATGAAGGAATTTAACTTGATAAGTTCTTCATATGGTAAAGATAATCTTGCTACAGAGAAAACTCCGGAAGATCTGGCTTATGTGATTTATACCTCAGGATCTACCGGCCAACCTAAAGGTGTAATGGTTGAACACGGGGGATTGCTGAATTATGTTTATTGGTCGCTGGGACATTATTTTAATGAAACATCTTCAGGTAATTTCGGGCTTTATACTTCATTGTCATTCGATTTGACTGTAACGAGCATCTTTTGTGCTTTGTTACGCGGTAAACGGCTTTTTATTTATAATCAAAACGAGGAACTGGCCGAAATTCTAACGGATAGTTTTCAGAGGGAAAGCCATGTTGATAGTATTAAACTAACGCCATCACATATACAGTTATTGAAGCATTCTGGTATAACATCGTCATCCATCAATTGTGCGATTGTTGGGGGAGAACAGGTGACATCAGAACACGTAAGGATATTGAAAAATATCAACCCTGGTATGCGCATATATAATGAGTATGGGCCTACCGAATCTACCGTAGGTTGTATTATCAAAGAACTTCAAACAGATGAACCGGTATTGATTGGTAAACCAATATTTAATACCAGAATTTATATTTGTGATTCCAAAGGACGGTTAAGTCCTTTTGGTATTCCAGGTGAGATTTGCATCGCTGGAGCAGGTCTTGCCAGAGGGTATTTGAACCGACGGGAGCTCACTGCTGAGAAATTTGTTCCCAATCCTTACCAGACTGAAGCAGAAATACTACAGGGAACCAATGAAAGGATGTACCTGACCGGAGATCAGGGACGCTGGCTTGCAGATGGTAATATTGAATTTCTGGGTCGCAAAGACGACCAGGTCAAGATCCGTGGACATCGCATTGAGCTTGGGGAGATTGAAAGGACAATTCTGGATTATCCTGAGGTGGATTCGGTGGTTGTCATTGCCCGAATAGATATTTCTGAAGATAATGAACTTGTGGCTTATGTGGTAGGTAAAGTACCACTCTTGTCGGAGGATATCAGATCCTATCTGGAAAATTTACTGCCGTCATATATGCTACCAGGATATTATGTCCAGTTGGAATCTCTTCCGTTGACTACCAATGGTAAGATAAACAGAGAGGCATTACCTAAACCTGATGATTTAGGGATGGACCATGGAATTCTGTATGTTGCTCCGGTTAGTCCTGTAGAGCATAAACTAACAGAAATCTGGAGTGAAATCCTGAGGATTCCTAAGGAACGTATTGGTATTTATGATAATTTTCTGGCACTTGGAGGTAATTCTTTAAAGGCGATGAGAGCGGTTAAATTAATACGGGATAGCTTTAAATTATCCTTGCCATTAAAGGTCTTTTTTGCTAAGAATATTATTCATGATATTGCCATTTACATCCACAAAACAGCGCCGGAAAACATAGCTCATATTTCCAGTGATCTGGACGATTCAAATGAGTTGTTTGATATTTCATTTAATCAGTTAATGTATTTTTCAAACTGGCTTAAACTGGAGAATCACACAGTCGTATCTACCTATAAATTCAGTTCGATTAATTTGGATACATTAAAATTAGCTATTCTGAAATTAGTAGAGCGGCATGAGGTATTACGGACTGAATTTGTAATGTCAGATGGTAAAATTTATCAAAAGATAATTCCTCTTGATGCGCTAAATTTTAATATCATTTCCTACGATGGAAAAAAGTCATTAAAAGACTTAAATCATATCGTCGATAAAAGACTTTCTGAAACATTCGATCTGTTCTCCAGTCCGCTATTTTACATTGAAATATGCAGAATGAAAAATGGCGAATATTACCTGATACTTACGTTGCACCATATTCTTTGTGATGCATATTCTGCAGGAATCGTAAGAAAAGAACTACCCATACTTTACGATGCGATGGAAGGAAGAGCCGATTTATTGAAAGAATTAAAATATCAGTATAAGAATTTTGCACATTGGCAAAATCAGTTTGTGAAAACAATAGAGGGCGAGCATCACAAATCATACTGGATAAATAAGTTAAAAGGCTTTGATGAAAAAGTTAAATTCCCATATTCAGAAAACAGAAAGAAAAACAGCTATTTAAGTCATTCAATTGAAACAATTGAAGGCCAGTTTTTTGAGGATATTAAAAACTATACTCAAAAACAGAACCTGACTTATGCTTCATTGCTTTTAGGTACTTTGGTTCTGATGATCAATAAATTGTCTGGTCAGGATGATCTTACAATTTTAACTCAATCGTCTGGAAGAAATTCAAGATTTTATAATGAGCTGGATGTGACCGGGCTATACGGTAATTTTACCAATTTGTTAATGGTAAGAAATAAAGTTAGTAGTGATATTTCGATAAATGAGTTTTTTCAAAATGTGTTAAATGGGTATCTTGATGATTTAAGTCATGATGCTTATCCTATGGATAAACTGCTTAAGGAACTACCAGCTAAAAATACCACATCTTTCCTGGAATCGACAGTCGTATTTAACTATCATAACTATGATTATTTGAATGAGATTGTTTATTCAAAGGTAGATAAGCATATCAAAAAGATGTCTTCACTTGATCATGAAATCAGTAATGCGCTGGTAATGCCTGTAACTGAAATGACGAATAGTTTGCGCTTACATTTTGTTTTTAACAGGAAGTATTTTAAACAAAGCCAGGTCAAAGGAATTAAAACACTTTATATGTCCATTTTAAATCAGGTCATACTTAATCCGGACCTGCTGATTGATGACATTCCATATGTTGAAGCGTCTAGAGAGGTAAATATAGTTCTCTGA